CCCGTATCCGCGCCGCGCGCCTGGTGCCGTACCAGGCGGTGATCGGGGAGCGGGAGGCCGACGCCGGCTGTGCGGCCGTACGACTGCGGGACGGCCGTAGGCCGGGAGCGGTGGCGGTCGGCGAGTTGCTGGACCGGATCGGCGTCCGGGCCCGTGATCGCGGGGCCGAACTCTGGGCGGCTGCGTAAGGTCGGTCCCGTACGCCAGTGACGAAAGGACCCCGCCGTGACCGGTCAGCCCATCCCGGTGATCATCGACTGCGACACCGGTGTCGACGACGCCCTGGCCCTGCTGTTCGCCGTACGGCACCCGGGCATTGATCTGCGCGCGGTCACCTGCGTCGCCGGGAACACCGACGTCGACGGCGTCGTCCGCAACACGCTGACCGTCCTGGAGCAGGCCGGGGCCGGGGACATCCCCGTCGCCCGGGGCGCCGCGCGGCCGCTGATCGAGCCCGTGCGCACCGCACAGCACGTGCACGGCCTCGACGGCATGGGTGACCTGGGGCTGCCCGCGCCGACCCGGGTGGCGGTGGACGTGGACGCGGTGACCCTGCTCAGGCGGGAGATCCTGGCCTCCCCCAGGCCGGTCACCCTCATCCCCACCGCGCCGCTGACGAACATCGCCCTGCTGCTCCGCACCCACCCCGACGTGGTGCGGAACATCGAGCGGATCGTGTTCATGGGCGGTGCGGTGGCGACGGGGAACGCCACACCCGTCGCGGAGTTCAACGTCTGGCACGATCCCGAGGCGGCCGCCGTGCTGCTCACCGCCGGGGTGCCGATCACGATGTACGGCCTGGACGTGTTCGAGCGGGTCGTCGTCCCCGCCGCCGATGTCC
This portion of the Streptomyces canus genome encodes:
- a CDS encoding nucleoside hydrolase gives rise to the protein MTGQPIPVIIDCDTGVDDALALLFAVRHPGIDLRAVTCVAGNTDVDGVVRNTLTVLEQAGAGDIPVARGAARPLIEPVRTAQHVHGLDGMGDLGLPAPTRVAVDVDAVTLLRREILASPRPVTLIPTAPLTNIALLLRTHPDVVRNIERIVFMGGAVATGNATPVAEFNVWHDPEAAAVLLTAGVPITMYGLDVFERVVVPAADVQRLRASSEPSLRMAGELLAHRDPATSGDPTPTGGLGDAGAVCAVVDPDGLTTELLPVEVSLAPGPTRGQTVVDRRRRPGESEIHEGEREVTLVDVGLGVDVERYVKLWLTAVEGV